Proteins encoded in a region of the Deltaproteobacteria bacterium genome:
- a CDS encoding M23 family metallopeptidase, with protein sequence FREEEVSILDKERNRLVSRLHHDLLDLRQEFSQREKNLKELQEFLQGQKSFLLATPSLWPVLGRISSGFGDTRLSPSSGGTRPHRGMDISAPSGTMVVAPADGVVNFAGRESEYGRLICLDHGHGYSTMFGHLKDLLVKTGDKVRKGQTIGTVGMSGNSTGPHLHYEVRIHGNPVNPVRYLNQSA encoded by the coding sequence TTTCCGGGAGGAAGAGGTCTCCATTCTGGATAAGGAAAGAAATAGACTGGTTAGCCGCCTGCACCACGATCTTTTGGACCTGCGCCAAGAATTTTCCCAAAGGGAAAAAAATTTGAAAGAACTCCAGGAGTTCCTTCAAGGTCAAAAATCGTTTCTCTTAGCCACGCCTTCTCTATGGCCGGTATTAGGCCGGATTTCTTCAGGATTTGGAGATACCCGTCTTTCCCCTTCTTCCGGGGGAACTCGTCCCCATAGAGGAATGGACATCTCTGCTCCTTCAGGAACAATGGTTGTCGCCCCTGCCGATGGAGTTGTCAATTTTGCCGGACGTGAATCAGAGTACGGACGATTGATTTGCCTCGATCATGGACATGGATATTCTACCATGTTCGGCCACCTGAAAGACCTTTTGGTCAAAACCGGCGACAAAGTAAGAAAAGGGCAGACGATTGGAACCGTGGGCATGTCTGGCAACAGTACTGGACCCCACCTTCACTACGAAGTGCGCATCCATGGTAACCCAGTCAACCCAGTCCGTTACCTTAACCAATCAGCATAA